The following proteins are co-located in the Amycolatopsis tolypomycina genome:
- a CDS encoding MarR family winged helix-turn-helix transcriptional regulator, with product MASLRLDDQLCFGLYAASRAVTSLYRAVLEDLDLTYPQYLVMLALWERDHRMVKELGAELNLDSGTLSPLLKRLQTAGLVVRNRQADDERSVRISLTETGKALREKARGIPDVIGTAMSLDDAGVARMRTELDRLTESVNAYREGMAPA from the coding sequence ATGGCATCGCTACGGCTGGACGACCAGCTCTGCTTCGGGCTGTACGCGGCGTCTCGGGCCGTGACGTCGCTGTACCGGGCCGTCCTGGAAGACCTCGATCTGACCTATCCGCAGTACCTGGTCATGCTGGCGCTCTGGGAGCGGGACCACCGCATGGTCAAGGAGCTCGGCGCCGAGCTGAACCTCGATTCCGGGACGCTGTCGCCGCTGCTCAAGCGCCTGCAGACGGCCGGACTGGTGGTCCGGAACCGGCAGGCCGACGACGAGCGCTCGGTCCGGATCAGCCTGACGGAAACCGGCAAGGCGCTGCGCGAGAAGGCGCGCGGCATCCCCGACGTGATCGGCACGGCCATGAGCCTCGACGACGCCGGGGTGGCCCGGATGCGGACCGAGCTCGACCGCCTGACAGAGTCGGTGAACGCCTACCGGGAGGGCATGGCACCGGCATGA